Part of the Vigna angularis cultivar LongXiaoDou No.4 chromosome 1, ASM1680809v1, whole genome shotgun sequence genome, tttacgaggtttaacatgaaaaattatttagtgAAAGTAGCTTCCATTATGAAAGGTGGTAGACTAGAATTATGAATCTTGATTATTCAAAACAGTTATGAATCGTTTCTGAACGTCCAGTTTTCAACTATATCCAACTCATCATCATGTTCTCTATAAAAAACAGGATTGAGTAAATTGAATATATCTCCGTAAATTTGTTCCGCACATGAGAAATTTATGGTGGATAAAATTCTATAGTTGTGAGGGTTTGGAAGTTAGAAGCACAAATCAAAATACTCGTAGCTGTAAAAACAATGGTTGGAGGTTTGTTGTTCATGACCTCAACCTTGCTTCTGGTTAGAGATTATAACATACATAGTTTGGAGTGCAAAAAGATAGACAAATACATATTTTGTAACTGGAATACAATCAAAATCAGTAGCACGTCTACAACCAATATGTTCTTATGGTTTACTAGCCGGGAAATGTAAACCAAAATGAACAAGAGTTTATGCAAAACTCCCTTTTTTGTTAACAAAATAGTAAAGCTTGCAAAGTCTCAAGAGCCGAAAGGAAATTGCGATGTCAAAAACTCTGCTTTAGATACATACAAGAGGTACTATACAAACCACATCACtatacattatttttctcttgtttcCATCCACAGATAATGTGTCTAAACTACATTTGAGAGCTCCTGAGTGCATGCCTTCCATTTTAAGGGACATATGTGATGCTAATGGTGTATACATATACAAGCAAAACTAAATTTCACTGCCATGGAGGGTAGGTGAGGATTAACTCACCTAAACAAGGGCAATATTCCCCACTGGTGCAGAAATCCCTCACCAGTGGAGACTTCTAAAAACAACAGAAGAAGCACAGCAAGCATAGCAGCTCTTCCATTCCAAGTTTCAGCACTTTTGGTCCATCCCCATTCCCACACAATTACCGGTGGTGGCAACTCCCTACGCTGTGAATCATATGCAGCCAATAACTCTTCTACGCTGCCCAGTGGAACCAAAGACTGCCAAAATCTTTCTATTAGAGAAAATGAAACAAGTATGAAATGAAATTGCAAAATACAATATCACTACACCTATTGGCTCAATTTCTATCAACAGTTTACTGAAATGGAAATTGTCTAGGTCTGTGCTTCTATACAACTCAATAGAGAACGCAGAATAAGATAACTCTTGCTATAGTACAAAAATGATAATGGTACCTGTCGAGCTTCAAGGTTTGAAACTGCCATTGCACCAACATAAGGGAGACTCTCAATTACGGCATCTGCCAAATCTGAAATGAAGGTGGGTTCAGTTCCTAGAGCAGGAACACGACCCCATTTTTCTATACCAGAGTTTAGAGCCAATTCTTTGTACTCTACATCAATTTCTTCTAAAGTTTCAATATGCTCGCTGACAAAGCTGTGAATCAACAGATTTTAACAAAAGACTAGTCATATAGGTATCAAACAAGggcaaagaaaaagagaaggcaGCAAGCAACCATATAAATAGTTGTAAGAAAAGAAACAGTAAACATAATGAAGGCCGGTGTCACCTAATTGGTACAGCCAGCAGACTTTTTACTCCCTTTTTCCCAAGTTCAACTATTGTCTCATCTGTATAGGGCTTTAACCATTCCACAGGTCCAACTCTACTCTGTAACAAGAATTATAGCCAATTGttagaaatttgaaaaatgatgtAACTAAAGAGAATAGCCAGGTTTGGTTGTGAAAGAGATTGGTATAGATTTATTGTTTGAGATAAGTTATCTAGTTGACCTATTAACTTAGATGAGCAATCTAGTTTTCACACTTTGGCTAGAATCAAAGAGGTATACATTTTGCAAAGATCTTTCTTTATGTAATGACAGGTGAATCACATGAACTGTTCAGAATATTATTTCCATTTTAATCACTCATTTTTTAAGAGAAATACCAGTCACAATTTTGGGGAGAACTCTATCAATAGCCTTATGCTTTATATACATAAACAGTAATCTCACTTTAGAGTCTGGTTTTTTTACTTTCTTGTGCTGGATATTGCCAACCGTGATAGAAATGTCCATTTTTGGATAGATTTTAAGGTTCCAATTTCAGTAAAACATATTCCATATACATGGATAAACCCcagtaaactttttttttttcatttttccttttaacCACAAATCAATATCATGCAGTGATAATTTGGTAACAGAAAacaagaataattaaaaaataagtagtGACCTGATAAGCAAGGGTGTATGCATTAGTTATCTTTCTGTTTTCAAGCTCTTCCATGATTAAATCAACACATTCCTCCATCTCTGCTTTGTATGGATCACCAGCCTCTTCTACATAGGCAAGAGGCACTCCATGTGCACTAAAGAATATCATGACcttcaacatgcatcaaattAATTACTGTCAGCAACAAGTGTATAAAAAGCAGTGACTGCCAAAAGCTCAAGGTGAGCTCAAGTACAGGAAAAACTTCATCAgcattacaaaacaaaatatgaagATAACCGAAGTTGTTAACAGAAAAATtctgataaaaaagaaaaaatgtataatacACTTCACATAGTAGATCATGTCACTCTCAACGGTCATCATTCACTAACCTATCCAGAAATATCTGATATGCTGACTACATAAATTCTGCTATAAATATTCAAAGAAGAATGATGATGACAAGATAAAAATGTTTGGGACCAACACACTTGTCTACGTCacttaaacataaataatgCTGTACCTTCTCAGGAAAGTCAAAACCTTTCAGctctttttcaattaaatttgcCATCGCATTAATGTATCCTTCACGCTGGTACCATGAAGGAATTACCGTGTGCTGCATCTTAACTAGATATTCATCCTCTCTGAAGAACCAATACATACATAATTCATAACA contains:
- the LOC108323905 gene encoding ferrochelatase-2, chloroplastic isoform X2; amino-acid sequence: MYRCSGGHVEASSNTNPLKNYVMGRSTSGWFETQPLVSEQLVRRRLLPVEALATPTVQDLSDTPLIGDDKIGVLLLNLGGPETLEDVQPFLFNLFADPDIIRLPRLFSFLQKPLAKFVSVLRAPKSKEGYASIGGGSPLRRMTDAQAEELRKSLWAKNVPAKVYVGMRYWHPFTEEAIEQIKRDGITKLVVLPLYPQFSISTSGSSLRLLESIFREDEYLVKMQHTVIPSWYQREGYINAMANLIEKELKGFDFPEKVMIFFSAHGVPLAYVEEAGDPYKAEMEECVDLIMEELENRKITNAYTLAYQSRVGPVEWLKPYTDETIVELGKKGVKSLLAVPISFVSEHIETLEEIDVEYKELALNSGIEKWGRVPALGTEPTFISDLADAVIESLPYVGAMAVSNLEARQSLVPLGSVEELLAAYDSQRRELPPPVIVWEWGWTKSAETWNGRAAMLAVLLLLFLEVSTGEGFLHQWGILPLFR
- the LOC108323905 gene encoding ferrochelatase-2, chloroplastic isoform X1, with amino-acid sequence MNSPIHAPSPPSSSSCSYNRPPPCLSPGSRNFKSPLLLPLTIRTSQKMYRCSGGHVEASSNTNPLKNYVMGRSTSGWFETQPLVSEQLVRRRLLPVEALATPTVQDLSDTPLIGDDKIGVLLLNLGGPETLEDVQPFLFNLFADPDIIRLPRLFSFLQKPLAKFVSVLRAPKSKEGYASIGGGSPLRRMTDAQAEELRKSLWAKNVPAKVYVGMRYWHPFTEEAIEQIKRDGITKLVVLPLYPQFSISTSGSSLRLLESIFREDEYLVKMQHTVIPSWYQREGYINAMANLIEKELKGFDFPEKVMIFFSAHGVPLAYVEEAGDPYKAEMEECVDLIMEELENRKITNAYTLAYQSRVGPVEWLKPYTDETIVELGKKGVKSLLAVPISFVSEHIETLEEIDVEYKELALNSGIEKWGRVPALGTEPTFISDLADAVIESLPYVGAMAVSNLEARQSLVPLGSVEELLAAYDSQRRELPPPVIVWEWGWTKSAETWNGRAAMLAVLLLLFLEVSTGEGFLHQWGILPLFR